DNA from Daucus carota subsp. sativus chromosome 1, DH1 v3.0, whole genome shotgun sequence:
AGACGGTGCCAAGAAAAATAACTGCACTCATTGAAACTTAATGAAATCTTAAAATAGATATGATTCTTTCACCAAAGAGCTCTTAGTCTAGTGGTATCGCTCCATACCCTTTAGAAGCATTGTTGAGAGGAAAATGGGTGTCTAGGTATTCTCAGTTAGCAAAAACTTGTAGACGAACAAAACAATTTACTAATTCTATTCGATTAATAAGGAACTGCTATTAATGGAATGAAGTGTATCGAGTTACTAGCCTCATAATAACCTCAAGGTGTTTGAAGGAGAGCTATATAGAATCTTATATCATATTTCACAAAGCATATTAGGGTTAACTGATTTTACTGTTAACAAATGCCACTGTATCTGCACATATCTACATATGAAAAGTATCCATATGCAAGTAAATTTTAActgatcaaatttataaaaaaaaatactgaaCCAGAATTAAAAGTAAAAGTAGCACAatatttaattaactaaaagTGCTGCCACCAGCATATAACACCACCAGCAATGTTCATTGTTCCATACCAAGCACAAGCAACCCACCTAGGCATGTTATTAATATACTAGGTTGTGTACTGTAAATATGTGTCCATTTCCACAAATTATAAATGCAGGAGAGAGTGAGAAATACAGCAGTACTGGAGACATTGGTCCCTACTGCTACAGATTGGTACGAAAATGGGACTAGGAGACTGCTGACTTCACGAAAAAGTCTTTCTTAAGTTTTTGGCAAGAGTGGAATTTCTATTGCAGGATGGTATTATTTGTCCACTATATCCTGTCCATGTTACTATTTGTTAAATTGTAAGAATTTCATTATTTCATCTCCGTACTCTATTTTTTCAGCTAGAAAGCATATTTAAAGATGGGAAATGGCTAACCTTTACCATACAAGGTCCGTCCAATTACACAGGTATCAGTTTGATCCAATGTTCAAACAAGTATCAGGCTCTTTAATAGAAGATTTGATAAAAGTTCTATGGCAAAAACAACATAAATCTGATAACTATAGACAACCTTCTCATAGGTGATTATAGCtgttaaattttgttaaaatgcTTGTGCTCTACTAAGATCAAAATGACATCAACAATAGTGTCTATCTAAAATTCTATATTTATTGTAGGAAACAATTAATAAAGTTAGAGATAATTGACTATTTTTATCCCTCGACTATCAGTACTACAATACCAGTTTACTGATTGTCAGTGCACTTAAATCTTGACATTTAAGAGGAACATATATTAGTGTTAAACATTATTATCAAAGCAATACATGTTAGAGATATACGATTAATGATCAAATCAAGTAACAGAATATAATTGTGACTGTAAAGGGAATACTATTTCCAGAGTAAACATCATTATTAAGAATACATGCTAGAGATATAAGATTGACAGACCAAATTAAGTACAGCTGAATAAAATTGTTACTGAAATGCCAGCCAGAAGGCTTCTGCACTGTGTAAGACATTGTCACACAAAATTTACCTTAAAGTTAACACCTTTTAGGATGTGCTTCTCCCCAAACGACTTGTACACATCTCTACACTCAATAAGAACATCAGATTCATCCTCGTGCTCATGCACTGACCTCAAGTTATCTCCGTGAGGTAAGTTCTGCAAACATCATGTACATTAAAACAGTAAGGGCTAATGTATTATATGCATTTTCTATTCTTTTAAGCTAAACATAACTTCTAActtatttaatgatattagaatGGCCATCCCTAAAATTATCATGAAGCACGAGCTGGAACTAAAACAGTTGCAACTCGTATTTCTGTATAAGATTATAGGGGTGGCAAAATCCAGAAAATGACAACTATTATGCGGCTATATCCCTACAGCAAACAGGAGCTCGTATTGAGAATGCAAGTCACCTTGACACAATTCAAGAAGTTGATCAACATGATTTCAAGCAAAACTAAACATGCACTAATCACAACAAATTATTCTACTACAAATTTACAGACTTTAGAATCCTTACATTATTCTTAGAGGCAGGAAATTCATCAGCTGGTTTCCAATTCGTAGGCGAAACAACACAAGAACAAGCAATGCTCCTTCCAGAATTACACAAACCAAATGATTTTCTTAGCTCAGTAGAAGCAGTAGAACCATGTAACTCATTAGCCCTAAAACTGATATTGCTCAATTTAATAGGATAAAACAACTGATTCACCAAAGTAGTCATGTTTTTATGCAATTTTGGACTAATGGGCTATCAAAAGTTTGGATTTTGAGGGTGACCCAGATCAATTTGAGCCTCAAAAATCATGAATTCAATTGGGTTTCAGTTTTTCAAGAAGAATAAAAAGGTGGGTTTTATTAATCCCAGGGAAATTGGGTACAGTATACGTataaatgtgtgtgtatatcagTTAAGAAAGATGCAAGGCAAGGATAACGGGGGTGTGAAAAATGGAATAATGGTTGCTTCAGGTTTGTTAGAGTGGTGATTTAAGCCCTGTTTGGTACAGTATTATCGAAAACGAGAATAGTGATCATGTTATCttgaattattttcaacttGCCAAACAGGTCCTTTATTATTTGCTCCCACCGGCCAGCACAGTATATGTCACTACGACCGCTAATTCATCAcgttttcttctttctttcgtttttgtttttttagtatAATCTTCtctctttcttattttttcATTTCGGTGGATATGTATTCATTTGGCAATTTTTGACAAACTATGATCTCACTCTCACATAGGTCCAAGAGCATCTCCGGTTTACGGCCCAACATGTgggttttttttacttttaaataagTATACACTGTACTTCGCTAAAATATACTCGCATTACTCCAATACACAATTCCACTCCCACTTACAAATAGGTCCCATTAAATTTTATCCTTCTTTATATAATACTTgtttcaatttataatataatcttaaatatcttatgattatataataatatttaatttaaacaaataaataatatgaacataaaaaaataatttcaataaaaatattatatttgattcgggataaatatcaagtaggtcactcgtttcgtccaaatgtatcaattgagtccCTGATTCCCAAATTTactcaaatgagacactcattagaaaaatttgtataaaaaatatcactGTATCGTTaatcgaaattttgaaagtattatatattgagtttcgcacattttttatgaatggtattacatctaaaCGAAAGATTCTgatttctagtattttagataatattttcagatttttaaaaatttatctcctatttatttttatttaaatcaaataaaacaatcaaaagattaaacataaatagttgataaaattttaaaaatctaaaaatattagcgaaAATAGTAGAACTCGGAATCTTGCATTTGgataataccattcataaaaaaagtgcgaaactcaatatataataatttcaaaatttcgactaacgatacagtgataattttgatacaaagttttctaatgagtgtctcatttgagtcaatttgggaattagtgactcaattgatacatttggacgaaatgagtgacctacttgatatttatccctatttgattaaaatatagaGTTAATTACATTTTCTAACCCTTAACTTTGGACCAAACACAGTTTAGTACTTATACAGTTATACTTCAAACCGTGACAATTAGCAATCTACAgtttacaatcttttacaagttGTACTTTTTCCATCCGTTCTCCCGTTATCGTTAAGTTGCGAAGGGGTAATCTGGATAATAGTTATGCATGATCACTGTTCAATGTTTATATGTATGCtcatttcatataaaaaatagtaatcTCAAATCATTATGATGGATTGGTGGACTTTGTGACTTAGTGCATACTGCTCATTCAAAATGGTGACCCTGgtcattttatattttcacatatataaaataaatctaaataagtatatttattaattctaattaatatattttcttcaatTAATTAAGAATTTCAACCTTGTATGTCTTATTAAAGTTGTTTCTCAAATCttgacatttatattttataaattacaagAACAACATAATAAAAAACAACACGAACAATACAATTAaacattaatttaaataaattaacggGTGATGTGAAACTGCGAGATATGCTCAACCAAGTCCGCTTGTAGTTGACGATGTTTTGATTTATCACGAATTCTGATATTACTTTGAACGTAGTCTTCATAAGGAGCAAAAGGTTCCTCACCTAAATTCAGTTGTGATAAACCATCCACCATGTCATCGTAAAATGGAAGAGGACCAAAGAGAGTAGCATATGTGTCTCTCTCGTCCTCAACAATCATATTGTGTAATATGATAATGCTCTCATTATTCTAGCCCCAGAATCGAGTCTGACCACATATCATTGCGAAGCGAGACTGCAACACACCAAATGCTCTTTTCACATCTTTTCTTTGTCCTTCTTGATATTTAGAGAATAATTTTCACTTCTCTCCTTGTGGGCGTGGGATTGTCTTAACGAATGTTGCCCATTCGGAATAAATTTCATCTGCCAAATAATACCCCATGTTATGTGGAGCACGGGCTtctaaaatatcatcaaatataGGTGACCGATCTAAGACATTGATATCATTGTTAGAACCAACAACATCAAAAAAGGCATGCCATATTCATAAGTGAGACGAGGCAACCGCTTCAAGTAAAAGTGTTGGAACTCCCTTGTCACCGTTCATGAACATCCCTTTCCACATTTTGGAAAATCAATACCCTGAAAACCACGAGCCTCTCCCATTTCGAGTAGACGGTGTATATCATTCGAGTTTGATTTTCGTAAGTATTCACCCTCAAATATCACAATAACATTTGTGACAAATCTTTTCAAACATTCAACCGCAGTCGACTCGCTAATACGCACATAGTCATGAACAACGTTGGCAGATACTTCATACGCCAACATACGCATGACGGCATTGCATTTTTGTATAGGTGAAAGACCTTTTCTTCCCAATGCATCAACCCTTTGTTGAAAGTATGGATCATGATTTGAAAGTGCATCAACAATATGAAGAAAAAGATGTCTTCCCATTCGATACCTACTTCGGAATGTCAGAAGAGGATACACTGGATTTTGCGCAAAATAATCCTCTTTAAACGTTCGGCGCTAGCTTCACGATTTCTAAGTATCATTCTTCGTGGCTTCAATGATGATCCACCATAAATTTTCTCATAAAGCTCATAGTGACGTTGCTACAATGAATCATCAAATATAATTTCTTGAATAAATTCTTGAGCTCCATTAGATGAGTTATCCGAATCAGACATATTGAGTATTTAGCTGAGATGTAATATGAATGAAGAAACACGTGATGTGAGATTGAGATGTGATGTTGGAGGAATAAGTCACAACTTATATAGAAGGTAAAATGAATATATTCCAACAGCTAGTTTACAaagataaaattacaaatatatattaaatgacAAACACTACAAGACACTGACTATCTTCAAACGACTAGTTTACAAAGATAACATGACAAATATTAAATGACAAACACTACAAGAGACTGATTAGCTTCTAATGACTAGTTTACAAAGATAACATGACAAATATTAAATGACAAACACTATAAGACACTACTAGCTTTCAACAGCTAGTTTACAAACTACATTCTCCTAGAATAAATGTCTTACAGCAGTTTGGCGTAAATCTCTTATTGAGTCTCATTCATTATAGTTGTATCCGTCATGATGATTTTTAGATCTTGCTCCTTCACCGttctttcttcattattttgttCGTTATTAACAAATTCCTCCATCAAAGACAATCTTTTACAAGTAGAGGACTTCAATATTTCTAACTCTTCACATGCCTTTGTCACTTTCCCCTTTCCCTTTCACTTAGTCGCTTTTGTACCTTTGGGATGATAGATGATTCCACATCATTTGTAGATGTTGGTGTTTCATTATTTGTAGATGATGAATAGGCTCTAGTATCACTAATTTAGTTCTCTTCATGCTTTCATTATTTGTTGAAGGAGCTTTCCACTTGGGTTGTCTCCGAAACTCATAATGTTGGTCCTCGAATGTATTGCAGAGGGGGGGAGGGGGTGAATGCAATACTGATAAATTCAAATCTAAATTCAACAACTAATTCAAGATTTAAATGGATCAGTAAAGAAAGATACAAACTAAGCTAAGAACACTTGTAGtttaacttcacaaaataatagtttatttattttgctgTTTTGCTACAACCTCAAGAAAAAGTTTTTTGAGCTTCGATTATCTCAAGGAATACACTTGTGTTTCACTCCCTTGGTGTTCTCTCTGTTTGATCTTCTTGCAATCACACTCAGGCTCAAGTTATGGTTCCTATACTTATCTCAGAGTTTAACCTAACTTGGCCACCACGAGTTCTGCAGATCTATAAAGTAGACTTTTTCTTTTGCGACTACTTTACAGATTACAGCCCATGTGACATTCCTAAAATGCTAATCAACAGTTGTTACATTGTATGAAAAGCAACCTAGGAACATACTATTTTGAGCATAACAGAAGTAAATGAATAGTGACTTGTCTCCTTTCTAGGTAGGTATCCACGATTTTGTGTATTCTTGAGCTTCAAGTTGTAGGCTTGGTAGGTCTCCTACAAAACATCTTTTCTGCAGCAATTCTACGGTTGAACATCTTTATCTGCCACACGATTGACTTGATGTGGAATCAAATCTAATCCAAGATCTCCGACGACAGTGACGTAAGGACACTAGAACTTAATGTCAAACAATGATTGGGATGACAGTGGCTTCCTGAGTACACTTTAGGTAGGAACGCCAATGTTCTGCTGTCATGCGAGCGGAAACTTGCTGTCTGCGGAGTTTCAGCCAATGTTGCTGTCAAATACAAACTTGTTGTCATGACCTTGCAACTGTTTACCTTGTGTAGTACTGCTGTCAACCATCTTGACAGTAGCAGTCTTTCATTTTTGATGTCATTCATCTTCGTGTCTTGGGGCATGAACAATAATAAAAAGACACTACAAAGACATACTCTGGCTGTGATAATATGTTTTACTTAGATAAATCTAAGTACATGAAAGTGTTAAGCTGATTGTTGTCTATCACCCATAAAtgctaacaatctcccccaatttgtTATTATGGAGAATAACAACAAATTTACAATCTAATCATGCTGTCAACTTAACTAACATAGATCAGAACAGTTAAAACTTTACTTCTGAAAATTGTTAAGAAATACTGAATCATTTGATCATAAGATTTAGCAATTGATCAATCAAATGAAACAGTATAAGGGGTaaatgcttatgtaaaataAGTAGATAGAAAGAATTTGTACTTAGCTCATTTTTGAGCTTTCCTATcttttttggatttttattcTTCTCTCTTTAGTTATCCTACTAAGAGATTCAGATCGGCAAACAAAGCACCTTCTTCTGGATTTTCAATAAAGTCTTCAATTTCTTTGATCCTTAGCTTTAGGGCATGAGAACCGAGATATCTAGCCCCATCAAGAGTAAACCATAATTGGTGTCCACTGTTGCAACATCTGAATTCCATTTCATTTCGATTCACTTAAAATTTTCTTCGAGGGACACTATATAAAgtttctcttctcttttcatccAGCTTGGGATCTTCATTCTCTCTTCTTGCTAGAACAACTTCGCAATCTTCAGCAACTGAGCTTCCAGATTGTTTAAAGATCCAAGCACCCTAATGTACATTTCTCTCACAACTCGAGTCTTTaacttaattataattaaatttttaacatcaaaatgCAGATttctatttcaatttttattaaatttaattaaattaaaagtcTAATACTTTTTGGGAAACATTATTTTGATGGCTAATTTACCTGTTAGGATTTATTAAAGATGAAAAAGGGATATATGATATAGTTAAATAACGAGTTAATAACCATACAATCTATAGGTTGAATATGGTAGTGACGTGAGACAATAAAGAGTGAATATAGGCAATAACGTCCAGATGCATTTttgtaaatcaaataaaaaaatccaaacaCAAGCATTGTAAGTTTATCAAATGTGCAAAAGTGCACATTATCCAGATTTCCAACAAAAAATACTTAATGCGTACGATTGTTGCGTAAAATACTAATGTGGAGGTGTACACAAtcgcaaacaagtaatatattagtGAATACCAGATATTGTTCCTCAAGGACTGTCTATTTGTATAAATTGCAAATTAATATCAAACAATTCAATTATAGAACACAAGAATTTGGTTTAGGATTTTctaattaaactaattatttagCAACTAAATTAACTAACTAATAAAATACTAGCAAAAACATCTGGATAAGTTTAGATACTAAAAGTTAAGTCAGGATAATTATTTCCCCCTAATATGTTCATGTTGGCAACAAAGTAGTGTCATATTATAACAAATCACAGTTTACTAACTTGAAATTTAATGGTCATAGGTTTCTCTCGAAATCACTATGATTTAGATTCTGTAATTAAACTAACATATGTCTAGCCAAATTTAACTTTCAGAGTACAAATTAAGCACCAATTTCACACGACTATGCAGGGTCACAATATATGTCTACACCAcaactaaattataatcaaaagatataatcatgcaccattcaagttttgtgtcaattaatcataaccctcttggtattataattaaatcaatAATGTACTAGAGTTGGCCAAACAATAGCAAATATTAAACATGAAATCCACTTGAATGAATAAAATGCAAACTGCATATAATACTTCTTATCTAAATACCAACAATCCCTTACTAGAGTTCCACAAAAATCCTAACTCATAACAGTTAGTTCATAATCAAAGTATCAAAACAATCCCAAAATAACAAACACATGTTCGTAGGAagagataaataaaatataagagaaaacaaaaccaATTGAATGTCTTCAATGGCTGAAATCTTCTCCGTTGATGGCTTATCCTCCTCCCTTGTGCGGCTTCTTGTCTCTTGCTtcgtatctctctctctctctctctctctctctctctctctctctctctctctcaggtCTGAATACTAAACcctaatatctatattaaaagtatttttaatgaattaatgaaatTCAAGGAGATTTCCGAATTAAAAtagaattccaaaagaggaaattcTTATCTGACTTTTGGaccctgattctgggctgattagaCTGGGATAAAAATTCAAGTCCACCTCTGAATTAAAGGCCTTGTTCTAAGCTTTGCGTGGGCTCTTGAATCACCTGATTTGGACTTCTAGAACTTTAGATATGGTCCAAACAGTGAATGCTGCGCAACTAGCttcaaaatccgaattttattcgaattaatctCCGATCCTTGCCATTTAAACTCCAATCCAGATCTAATTAGAATTCCttgcatcctacaataaaacattaatatttattaaataaaaaaccaaataaatacaaaataactaaaatacaaggacaatattaagataaaatgcaCGCTTATCAACGATTAAACCAGGATCCAAAACAAAAGTCTGATAGAAGTTATACAGTTACTGCAAGTTTTCTTAAACTTAAACTGGAGCTACTTTGGTCACAACAAACACATCAGTGTCGTTTTCTTCCATTAGTTGCCAGCTTAGAACATCATCGACTTTGTATTCATTCTCCCTTGCAAACTTATTCCAACCAGCGGACAGTCGTGCACGATTGCCGTGCAGCACCATGCCTAATCTCCAAGAACCCTTCTCTGTTCTGAGCTCAACTTCATCGCCTTTGTTCCATGCACGGTTTGGAGGATGGATGGCAATTGGAATAAACTGGAGTGAAACAAATAACAGGAGAGATAAGGAATCCTTTTAAATTGTACgaacatgaaaaatatattactcaaGATATTgtcaacaaaatatatatattattagccTTCATTGAACAAATCTATACATACAGGACCATGTGTTTTCTTATCAACAAGCAGGCTCGAGACTGTGATGGTGAACTGCAGATCATTTCTTCCATGTCTTCATCGTCACCAGCATTTCCTCCAGCAGATTCCGAGCTGTCTTCGCTATCATCTTCTAAATCATAAGAGAAAGAACAGTCGGAAGTACAATCTGTTGATAGCAGATTCAAATTGTGCTATAAAGGTAAAATTTACAATATTAAGATTTTAGGTTTGTACCATAATCAGTTCTCAGATCTGGCTTGAAAAACCAGTGTTCATCTCCAAGGTACTTGGCGCTTCGGATCCTTCTTTTGTAACATATCTCCATCCCATCTTTCTGAAAGATTCTAGCAGTTATGACATTGCTGCTGTTCATGGGAAAAACAATCGCCTCCTTTTCAATGACCTTGATATGCTTTAGCATATCTTCAAGGTTGTAGATATAACCATTTGGCACATTATAAAAAAGGTACCAGCTTCTACCATCAACCTCAAGTTGCTTAATTCTACACAACCTACTGcaatatttcttattaaatagtCTTGGAAGAACATGTGAATTTGATCAAAATTAAGGATAATGAGGTATATTATAAGTGCGAAAATATTAACACACTTTATTCAGCGGATGAACTCACAAAGTGTACTTCCTTTTCAGCATCTGGATACACCATTTTGTAGAATAAATGTTCATCTTTGGATGTCCCTGACCATTACATATAATACACATATAGTCAGATACCATGAAGATTGAATTGAAGTTTTAGATTGAAAAGAGAAGTGTGATGTTATATACCCTGAACACACGCATTAGACCAGTCCACAACTTTGAAGATGCAGAAATTTAAGATATTTTCTTCGTCTGTGTTGTGTTTGAACAACAGCAAATTATCTCCTGCTTCAAGCCCTGATTCCCTTGCAAAATCAACCTAGCCTTTCCCAAACGAACACCTATTGTTCTGCCAACTAACTTGGACTTCCTAGTACGTCCTTTCTAACCTCAGGACAACTTTGCTGCCATCATCCCATTTGTTATAAAACTTCTCCTAGGAAGGATCTAATTCCTGTTGTTGAGTGTCCACATGTAGATAATACTATTAATTAGTACGcttaacaagaaaataaaaattataccttTTGGAGAGCTCAAGAACCAGGATCATGGACTGATATAACATAAATGTATGTTCCTGAAACAAACGGTAAAATATAACAAACACAACAAATAACAATAACATGATATAATTACATAAACTTAAAGTGTTCAGATGTACATGTTGCAAGGAAAGAAACTCACTAGATTGTGAAGACTTGGATCAAGATTTTGTTCTGCAATACACATCTTAACGAAAACAATTTTAGTAGAGCAAgcattaaaatagaaaaaagataTTCTTTTTTCAAATTCCAGAGATTGCGTGTCCAAAATATAGTCCTCTTCGTAATAAATTTTCCTAGTGGTTTTAAAGAACTGATTTGGATGCATTTTCGGATAGGGACACTCAACAGCAGTGTCCCTAAAAAGCCTAACCTCAAACAAACCATCTCCATAGTACTCAAACAGGGCAATGTTGTAGACCGTTAAACCATAATATCTCATGACTTTACCGATATCGTAAATCTTCCTGACTTTTTTGTCATATTTTGCAGGccacaaatattttttacattttagtCCTAACTGACTTGGAAGCCAATCACCATATCTGTCGTGGAATGTTGCTGGAACCCTCAATATTCAATGCATACAAACAAAGTGAATTTTATAGATAAGGGACTCACAATAAAGGAAAGGAGCAGCTTTGATAATTTATGGATTACCACTGCCCCGAAGATGTCACTTTCTTTGTTTGCGGCAAGAAAGCTACATTTCTTATCCAATTTCCCTAAATTACATTGACAACGAAAACATGTATAAATTAAGACGTGATCAGCACGGAATTCTCTTCATCAGGTGCAGGATCAAAACATACCCTTATTACACAAGTTTGTCCATCTTGAGTCCAGACTATTTCCATCCTGatttagaatattataaatttaatcaaaaaggGAAACACACATATCTATATTTGTTACAATACAGGATTGCATGTTACCTAAATTTGACATAGCATCACAGATATGAATTACACATTGTTTTGACATTTAGTATTCACACAACAACTAATTAAAGCAGACACCATAACATAAAATGATTCATAATCAGAGTTAAAACAGAGGTTAAAAGATGAATTCTATCCAGCAAATTAGAAAAGGCAAAACATCAAGCGCGCAGTGAACTCATGTAATCAACTGTATACAGTCCAATTGAAAGCGATAAATTGAAAACGGTGAAGGAATAATGAGGAGACATACATTCATCTTGGTGGTTGAGAGGTTTGTCTAAAACAAGAATAGTGGAATGCTTCAGTCTGGTGTATACAATTGATCTTCTTAGCTTCACCTGTTTGTTGTACccgtaaattaaaatattttcaacttatcaatttaaaatttttgaatatatattatttgataataagATAAACAAACACCAATaacaatatatgaatttttaatcATATTCGAGCCGAAcataaaaattaacataatatagtatatgaatttttccagtatatgaaatatatagtccatactattaaattatattatacaatGTCCTATCATCTGTATTATTTGGATACAGTTACAACAATTTACATATACAGTGATAACAACAATTGAATCTTTTACTTTTTAggcataaaaatataaacatataataatatatgggtttttatacatataaagTGTATATTGTCGAATgctgaaatatattttatttcggCCTGTCTTTTGTATGCAGTAATATAATTCAGTCTGTATATTATCGAACTATCACACTATTTATTAGTCAAATTGTATAcagtgattattattattattgatttcccaactttatttatattgaaaaataaaaaattctaagcatataataatatatgaattcttctctgatttatatatatgaatgcCAATTATCGTTCACAAcctattctaattttaacaggTTTGTATATCGATTATGGTGTTTTTGACGATTATAGATGTATAGGAATTTCTTGATgtaaaagtttttatatatattacagtattatCATAGAATACAAGCACGAATCGTGTGATTTAGAAccgtaatttttatataaatcttaTGAATCTAAAATAAGGAATTATGATAAATTTACAaagttatgattatatttagtaTTATAGTAATCTTCGCTggaatttataagttattatatataccatttaaaaccaaatatatatatatttttaggaatcaataatttttgatgataacataaacattttgtagcatgttttatttagaatctttatcaaatttcagttgtaattgttatacttcttgtctttgggaattatcaacggatgggtagaataggatggctaattgtaaatatccaatgccatgtaattttatctaagtgaaggatattcaactgatgagatgcaactattcaactgatgaacactgggtcatgtttcaactgatgaaaccaagcattcaactgaagacaaagcattcaactgatgatgctaaggaattcaactgatgagactggaatagcattcaactgatgaagtctgtaattcgttcaactgatgaaagaactctcaactgatgaagtcaagagcagttgaaagtaaccagaacttt
Protein-coding regions in this window:
- the LOC108219254 gene encoding uncharacterized protein LOC108219254; translation: MGRHLFLHIVDALSNHDPYFQQRVDALGRKGLSPIQKCNAVMRMLAYEVSANVVHDYVRISESTAVECLKRFVTNVIVIFEGEYLRKSNSNDIHRLLEMGEARGFQGIDFPKCGKGCS